In the genome of Globicephala melas chromosome 7, mGloMel1.2, whole genome shotgun sequence, one region contains:
- the LOC115851105 gene encoding Golgi-associated RAB2 interactor protein 4-like encodes MSGDSLLPYHTAQSSTGVGLFNTTTGKLQQQLRNGEYDIFKYAPIFESDFIQITKRGDLIDVHNCVCMVTVGITSSSPVLPLPDTMLLARWVTDCEEHAEHSQAAKGKSHEPAKTLELTRLLPLTFVSISTHNREKQQLRVKFATGRSWYLQLCAPPDAQEDLFTSWEELIYLLRPPVESYSRTYAVPAWDMIGLPVFEEEEDGRSPAVEDFQGKWDQDQVSICSLHTCSELSGVTSAAFAGGEGIQLDSHKPNTMPDVATAKAKPTVLDKASASRATTKVETAGVAGGTAAGAANYSGYASSMSTSLSPEAGVTVVGAEPTGKTAEGRANEEDEGTLISTLPQEGKVSEQDGSSQRVSQARKGRKERREHWGEDRALTSPSLCSSVESHHKAAGNKTIQKAAGPCSGGRRATRDDQKDKGHGSPGGSEQGTAHKDISRAPITNESRISHKSGRSLSTASSGPTTERLSRISSFFRNVRASLTTKTVASSRDKYVSIMAKPVEGTRMEAIVETAESGQGLEITGGVTSETV; translated from the exons ATGAGTGGGGACTCTCTGCTCCCGTATCACACGGCCCAGAGCAGCACCGGGGTGGGCCTGTTCAACACCACCACGGGGAAGCTGCAGCAGCAACTGCGCAATGGCGAATATGACATCTTCAAGTACGCACCGATATTCGAGAGCGACTTTATCCAGATCACGAAGAGGGGAGACCTGATTGACGTGCACAACTGTGTCTGCATGGTGACCGTGGGCATCACATCCAGCAGCCCCGTCCTCCCACTCCCAGACACCATGCTGCTGGCCCGATGGGTCACCGACTGTGAAGAGCACGCTGAGCACAGCCAGGCCGCCAAGGGCAAGAGCCACGAGCCTGCAAAGACCTTAGAGCTCACCAGGCTCCTTCCCTTGACGTTCGTGAGCATCTCCACTCACAATCGCGAGAAACAACAGCTGCGCGTGAAGTTTGCCACTGGCCGCTCCTGGTACCTGCAGCTGTGTGCCCCTCCGGACGCACAGGAAGACCTCTTCACCTCTTGGGAAGAGCTGATTTACCTCCTGCGACCACCAGTGGAGAGTTACAGCCGCACCTATGCCGTTCCAGCCTGGGACATGATCGGCCTGCCTGTGttcgaggaggaggaggacggcAGGAGCCCAGCAGTGGAGGATTTCCAAGGAAAGTGGGATCAGGACCAGGTGAGCATCTGCAGCCTCCACACGTGCTCTGAGCTGTCCGGGGTCACGTCTGCCGCTTTTGCTGGCGGGGAGGGGATCCAACTGGACTCCCACAAGCCCAACACCATGCCCGATGTGGCCACTGCAAAAGCAAAACCTACAGTGCTTGACAAAGCGTCAGCATCGCGGGCAACGACAAAGGTGGAGACAGCAGGGGTGGCAGGAGGCACCGCAGCGG GTGCCGCGAACTATTCAGGGTATGCTTCCAGCATGTCCACCAGTCTCTCCCCAGAGGCCGGCGTGACTGTGGTCGGAGCAGAACCTACAGGCAAGACTGCTGAAGGAAGAGCCAACGAGGAGGACGAGGGGACCCTCATCTCAACCTTGCCACAGGAAGGCAAAGTGAGTGAACAGGATGGCAGCTCACAGAGGGTGTCCCAGGCCcgcaagggaagaaaggagagaagggagcacTGGGGAGAGGACAGAGCTCTTACGAGCCCCTCGCTCTGCAGTTCAGTGGAAAGCCACCACAAGGCAGCAGGGAACAAGACCATCCAGAAAGCAGCTGGCCCGTGCTCAGGCGGCCGCAGAGCCACTAGAGATGACCAAAAGGACAAAGGCCATGGCAGCCCGGGGGGCAGCGAGCAGGGCACTGCTCACAAAGACATCAGCCGTGCTCCCATCACCAACGAGTCCAGGATCTCGCACAAATCGGGCAGGAGCTTATCTACAGCGAGTTCAGGTCCCACCACCGAGAGACTCAGCAGGATCAGCTCTTTCTTCAGGAACGTCAGAGCCAGTCTTACTACAAAGACAGTGGCCTCCTCACGCGATAAATATGTGAGCATCATGGCGAAGCCAGTGGAAGGGACCCGAATGGAGGCCATCGTAGAGACAGCAGAGAgtggccaggggctggagatCACTGGAGGTGTGACATCTGAGACCGTGTAG